The Rhinopithecus roxellana isolate Shanxi Qingling chromosome 14, ASM756505v1, whole genome shotgun sequence genome includes a window with the following:
- the TBR1 gene encoding T-box brain protein 1 gives MQLEHCLSPSIMLSKKFLNVSSSYPHSGGSELVLHDHPIISTTDNLERSSPLKKITRGMTNQSDTDNFPDSKDSPGDVQRSKLSPVLDGVSELRHSFDGSAADRYLLSQSSQPQSAATAPSAMFPYPGQHGPAHPAFSIGSPSRYMAHHPVITNGAYNSLLSNSSPQGYPTAGYPYPQQYGHSYQGAPFYQFSSTQPGLVPGKAQVYLCNRPLWLKFHRHQTEMIITKQGRRMFPFLSFNISGLDPTAHYNIFVDVILADPNHWRFQGGKWVPCGKADTNVQGNRVYMHPDSPNTGAHWMRQEISFGKLKLTNNKGASNNNGQMVVLQSLHKYQPRLHVVEVNEDGTEDTSQPGRVQTFTFPETQFIAVTAYQNTDITQLKIDHNPFAKGFRDNYDTIYTGCDMDRLTPSPNDSPRSQIVPGARYAMAGSFLQDQFVSNYAKARFHPGAGAGPGPGTDRSVPHTNGLLSPQQAEDPGAPSPQRWFVTPANNRLDFAASAYDTATDFAGNAATLLSYAAAGVKALPLQAAGCTGRPLGYYADPSGWGARSPPQYCGTKSGSVLPCWPNSAAAAARMAGANPYLGEEAEGLAAERSPLPPGAAEDAKPKDLSDSSWIETPSSIKSIDSSDSGIYEQAKRRRISPADTPVSESSSPLKSEVLAQRDCEKNCAKDISGYYGFYSHS, from the exons ATGCAGCTGGAGCACTGCCTTTCTCCTTCTATCATGCTCTCCAAGAAATTTCTCAATGTGAGCAGCAGCTACCCACATTCAGGCGGATCCGAGCTTGTCTTGCACGATCATCCCATTATCTCGACCACTGACAACCTGGAGAGAAGTTCacctttgaaaaaaattaccaGGGGGATGACGAATCAGTCAGATACAGACAATTTTCCTGACTCCAAGGACTCACCAGGGGACGTCCAGAGAAGTAAACTCTCTCCTGTCTTGGACGGGGTCTCTGAGCTTCGTCACAGTTTCGATGGCTCTGCTGCAGATCGCTACCTCCTCTCTCAGTCCAGCCAGCCACAGTCTGCGGCCACTGCTCCCAGTGCCATGTTCCCGTACCCCGGCCAGCACGGACCGGCGCACCCCGCCTTCTCCATCGGCAGCCCCAGCCGCTACATGGCCCACCACCCGGTCATCACCAACGGAGCCTACAACAGCCTCCTGTCCAACTCCTCGCCGCAGGGATACCCCACGGCCGGCTACCCCTACCCACAGCAATACGGCCACTCCTACCAAGGAGCTCCGTTCTACCAGTTCTCCTCCACCCAGCCGGGGCTGGTGCCCGGCAAAGCACAGGTGTACCTGTGCAACAGGCCTCTTTGGCTGAAATTTCACCGGCACCAAACGGAGATGATCATCACCAAACAGGGAAG GcgcatgtttccttttttaagttTTAACATTTCTGGTCTCGATCCCACGGCTCATTACAATATTTTTGTGGATGTGATTTTGGCGGATCCCAATCACTGGAGGTTTCAAGGAGGCAAATGGGTTCCTTGCGGCAAAGCGGACACCAATGTGCAAG GAAATCGGGTCTATATGCATCCGGATTCCCCCAACACTGGGGCTCACTGGATGCGCCAAGAAATctcttttggaaaattaaaacTTACGAACAACAAAGGAGCTTCAAATAACAATGGGCAG ATGGTGGTTTTACAGTCCTTGCACAAGTACCAGCCCCGCCTGCATGTGGTGGAAGTGAACGAGGACGGCACGGAGGACACCAGCCAGCCCGGCCGCGTGCAGACATTCACTTTCCCTGAGACTCAGTTCATTGCCGTCACCGCCTACCAGAACACGGAT ATTACACAACTGAAAATAGATCACAACCCCTTTGCAAAAGGATTTCGGGATAATTATGACAC GATCTACACCGGCTGTGACATGGACCGCCTGACCCCCTCGCCCAACGACTCGCCGCGCTCGCAGATCGTGCCCGGGGCCCGCTACGCCATGGCCGGCTCTTTCCTGCAGGACCAGTTCGTGAGCAACTACGCCAAGGCCCGCTTCCACCCGGGCGCGGGCGCGGGCCCCGGGCCGGGTACGGACCGCAGCGTGCCACACACCAACGGGCTGCTGTCGCCGCAGCAGGCCGAGGACCCGGGCGCGCCCTCGCCGCAGCGCTGGTTTGTGACGCCGGCCAACAACCGGCTGGACTTCGCGGCCTCGGCCTACGACACGGCCACGGACTTCGCGGGCAACGCGGCCACGCTGCTCTCCTACGCGGCGGCAGGCGTGAAGGCGCTGCCATTGCAGGCTGCAGGCTGCACTGGCCGCCCGCTTGGCTACTACGCCGACCCGTCGGGCTGGGGCGCCCGCAGCCCCCCGCAGTACTGCGGCACCAAGTCGGGCTCCGTGCTGCCCTGCTGGCCCAACAGCGCTGCGGCCGCCGCGCGCATGGCCGGCGCCAACCCCTACCTGGGCGAGGAGGCCGAGGGCCTGGCCGCCGAGCGCTCGCCGCTGCCGCCCGGCGCCGCCGAGGACGCCAAGCCCAAGGACCTGTCCGATTCCAGCTGGATCGAGACGCCCTCCTCGATCAAGTCCATCGACTCGAGCGACTCGGGGATTTACGAGCAGGCCAAGCGGAGGCGGATCTCGCCGGCCGACACGCCCGTGTCCGAGAGCTCGTCTCCGCTCAAGAGCGAGGTGCTGGCCCAGCGGGACTGCGAGAAGAACTGCGCCAAGGACATTAGCGGCTACTATGGCTTCTACTCGCACAGCTAG